In one Lolium rigidum isolate FL_2022 chromosome 3, APGP_CSIRO_Lrig_0.1, whole genome shotgun sequence genomic region, the following are encoded:
- the LOC124696794 gene encoding putative B3 domain-containing protein Os03g0621600 — protein MPENRPPVGWSVEGALDGGDSHAGALGTPCALDEVDMPENRPPAPGGMAGVLKRMCTSCKTCKLRDENMYRNFDDEKKHYLVLMMGDFRDAMIIPEELLRRFKGEFPGEIKLETQKGDIHTIAVAKNQEKHVLTLGWSRFVEIYDLHMGDSLILKYNGNSQFDVIIFDNLGREKALSVVLDPFMNQVQDRRSGTHEIGSARNMDAPCGRCKSYLEFYYMNLDDEKKYLSMLMMGDFQNEMIIPEEFVKRFKGEIPGKITLETKNHCSYIIGVTKQQEKLVLTAGWGNFVETFALQMGDTIVFRYNGNSKFSVIIFDNLGCENALSVVVDPFVAPAQERYTKPMERQTPTSRVNGPLMELMESPPTKRQRRLQTDKSCQGNMAAINNFSSESSEECFSSEDGHGAPDVSDSNWTVGKKSWLSSFQKEQLNDGYVTTHFPSHYVKKYLGGDPNMYLKVLDQKYAVRFGETSQDNRLRSGWKKFVEENNLRMGDICLFELLSNQGIRTMELITAALLMVLA, from the exons ATGCCGGAGaatcgcccgccggtgggttggtCGGTAGAGGGTGCGCTTGACGGGGGCGACAGCCATGCTGGGGCGCTGGGCACGCCGTGCGCGCTCGATGAGGTCGACATGCCTGAGAATCGGCCGCCGGCGCCCGGCGGGATGGCCG GTGTGCTAAAAAGGATGTGCACGTCTTGCAAAACTTGCAAACTGCGGGATGAGAATATGTACAGGAATTTTGATGATGAAAAGAAGCACTACTTGGTGCTTATGATGGGTGATTTCAGAGATGCGATG ATAATCCCAGAAGAACTTCTCCGGCGTTTCAAAGGCGAGTTCCCAGGAGAGATCAAGCTAGAAACCCAAAAGGGTGACATTCACACTATTGCGGTTGCCAAGAACCAAGAAAAGCATGTCCTTACACTGGGTTGGAGTCGGTTCGTTGAAATCTATGATCTACACATGGGTGATTCCTTAATATTAAAATACAATGGAAACTCTCAGTTTGATGTCATAATATTTGATAACCTTGGTCGAGAGAAAGCATTGTCGGTTGTTCTGGATCCTTTTATGAATCAGGTTCAAGACAGGCGCAGCGGCACACATGAAATTGG GTCTGCTAGAAACATGGATGCACCTTGTGGAAGATGCAAAAGCTATCTCGAATTTTACTACATGAACTTGGATGATGAAAAAAAATATTTGTCAATGCTTATGATGGGTGATTTTCAAAATGAGATG ATCATCCCAGAAGAATTTGTTAAGCGTTTCAAGGGCGAGATCCCAGGAAAGATCACACTTGAAACAAAAAATCACTGCAGTTACATAATTGGAGTAACCAAGCAACAAGAAAAGCTTGTCCTTACAGCGGGATGGGGGAATTTCGTTGAAACCTTTGCTCTGCAGATGGGTGACACAATAGTATTCAGATACAATGGAAACTCCAAGTTTAGTGTCATAATCTTTGATAATCTTGGTTGTGAGAATGCATTATCAGTTGTTGTTGATCCTTTTGTGGCTCCTGCGCAAGAAAGGTACACAAAG CCCATGGAAAGACAGACACCTACTAGCAGAGTGAACGGGCCGCTGATGGAGTTGATGGAGTCACCACCAACGAAAAGACAGCGGCGCCTGCAAACGGACAAGTCATGTCAAGGAAACATGGCTGCAATAAATAATTTCTCCTCTGAATCATCTG AAGAATGTTTCTCCTCCGAAGATGGCCATGGAGCACCGGATGTGTCTGATTCCAATTGGACTGTCGGAAAGAAGAGCTGGCTATCTTCTTTTCAAAAGGAGCAGTTGAATGATGGTTACGTTACCACAC ACTTTCCCAGCCACTATGTTAAGAAATATCTTGGCGGGGATCCAAACATGTATCTTAAGGTGCTTGATCAGAAATATGCAGTGCGGTTTGGTGAGACCTCCCAAGATAATAGGCTGAGAAGTGGATGGAAAAAGTTTGTAGAAGAGAACAATCTGAGGATGGGTGATATCTGCCTCTTTGAGCTGCTGAGCAACCAGGGGATAAGAACCATGGAG TTAATCACTGCCGCGCTGCTGATGGTGTTAGCCTGA